From the Cryptomeria japonica chromosome 2, Sugi_1.0, whole genome shotgun sequence genome, one window contains:
- the LOC131054256 gene encoding putative receptor-like protein kinase At3g47110 produces the protein MSAPFFFIVLVYAILPCAVESSRSMHPHTSNATDEQALLAFKSGIEYDQFDSFATWTSNVSFCNWKGISCSRRRERVVSLNLSTVGLVGTISPSLGNLSFLRILDLGINNLRGHIPYQLGSLSRLQILYLDTNQLDGLIPSTLCACHSIAALSLVENHLDGGIPSALGFLPNLSFLQLGRNNLTGTIPNTLGNISSLNYLDLSENNLEGSIPRELGMLSQLGFLILQMNHFTGGIPSSLSNCTSLQAISVAGNYLSGEIPTMLFSQTILLRELYLDINNFTGRIPITLFNCSQLQIVDLATNRLSGIVSSELGKLQSLTRLYLLGNQFISGSTTSLPFLTALINCSFLREIVLTDNHFTGRIPSSVGQLSTSLETFYLDLNKITGEIPSQIGNLTNLAELSLDRNLLTGEIPSAIGRLQRLERLYLGGNKLQGNIPMEIGQLKNLGFLALLYNKISGNIPDSLARLQQIRYLYLHGNELTGTIPADLGECRKLEELDLSHNKLHGHIPSQVAGLPNLLLSFNLSNNLLEGSLPSELGKMDKVQSLDISANQITSHIPNTIGDCVALEYLNFSCNKLEGPIPNSLEKLLNLKGLDLSSNNLSGRIPMTLEKLKALQHLNLSINKLSGEVPKGGVFKKLNATSFTTNLGLCGPWVMLPPCSAPKHTSLRHLKSVFIPIGAAVFVICCVVIFFLWRCYYKTRSKTLKPFEVGPQKISFQELLTATDEFNEANLLGVGSFGKVFRGVLKDGTMVAIKVLNILDEYARKSFDRECNVLRRVRHRNLLKIITSYSDPDVKALIFPLVANGSLDKLLYPVVEESSQGQLCRLDFIQRLSIALDIAGAMEYLHHRCFVQVIHCDLKPSNVLLGEDMTAYLIDFGISRLCLGKSMDSYTSTHTLKGSIGYIAPEYGVSGRVTTKGDVYSYGIMLLEMMTGKKPTSSIFVEGMNLHKWVSRCFPDTIEEVIDNYLLSGTLSNDENKVLNCLRQLICVGLLCTKESPEERPSMIDTVKILHIIKDSFLGVVPITAFQLDLSSLLSSRNVGGNDDESRSSSF, from the exons ATGAGCGCTCCATTTTTCTTCATTGTACTTGTCTATGCTATTCTTCCTTGCGCTGTTGAGTCCTCCCGTTCCATGCATCCCCACACAAGCAATGCTACCGATGAGCAGGCTCTGTTGGCATTCAAGTCCGGAATCGAGTATGATCAATTCGATTCATTCGCAACATGGACTTCCAACGTCTCATTCTGCAACTGGAAAGGGATCTCCTGTTCTCGCCGCAGGGAAAGGGTTGTCTCTCTCAATCTCTCCACCGTGGGTTTGGTAGGTACCATCTCCCCTTCTCTCGGCAATCTTTCATTTCTTAGGATTCTTGACCTCGGTATTAATAACCTTCGTGGTCATATTCCCTATCAGTTAGGAAGCCTCTCTCGCTTACAGATCCTTTACTTAGACACAAACCAGCTGGATGGTTTAATTCCTTCTACTCTTTGTGCCTGCCATAGTATAGCTGCTTTATCTCTTGTAGAAAACCATTTGGATGGAGGGATTCCTTCAGCTCTGGGTTTTCTCCCAAATTTATCATTCCTTCAGCTTGGTCGAAACAATTTGACAGGTACAATTCCCAACACCCTGGGGAACATATCCTCTTTAAACTATTTAGATTTATCTGAGAACAACCTTGAGGGGTCTATTCCTCGGGAACTGGGTATGCTTTCTCAACTCGGTTTCTTGATTTTGCAAATGAACCATTTTACCGGAGGAATTCCATCCTCCTTATCAAATTGCACTTCCCTGCAGGCAATAAGCGTCGCTGGAAATTACTTATCTGGCGAAATTCCAACGATGTTGTTCTCTCAGACTATACTGTTGAGAGAATTGTATTTGGATATTAATAATTTCACCGGCAGGATTCCTATCACCCTCTTCAATTGTTCGCAACTTCAAATTGTCGATCTAGCCACAAACCGACTGAGTGGAATAGTGTCCTCGGAATTAGGAAAGTTGCAGAGTCTTACGCGACTTTATTTGTTGGGTAATCAGTTTATTAGTGGTAGCACCACAAGCTTACCCTTTCTTACTGCTCTTATTAATTGTTCTTTTCTTAGAGAAATAGTGCTTACAGATAATCATTTCACCGGTCGCATACCCTCATCTGTGGGACAGCTTTCTACGAGTCTAGAAACGTTCTACTTGGACCTCAACAAAATAACAGGAGAAATTCCATCGCAGATTGGGAACCTCACCAATTTAGCTGAACTCTCTTTAGATAGAAATCTTTTGACAGGTGAGATTCCTTCTGCAATCGGTAGGCTTCAAAGGTTGGAGAGGCTATACTTGGGTGGCAATAAATTACAAGGAAACATCCCAATGGAGATTGGTCAGCTAAAGAACCTAGGGTTTCTAGCTCTTCTATATAATAAGATTTCTGGAAATATTCCAGACTCTCTCGCCCGCCTCCAGCAGATAAGATATCTGTACCTTCATGGCAATGAGTTAACAGGGACTATTCCCGCAGATTTAGGTGAATGCAGAAAGTTGGAAGAACTTGATCTCTCACACAACAAGCTCCATGGGCACATACCTTCACAGGTGGCAGGACTTCCAAATTTACTTTTATCCTTCAACCTTTCAAATAATTTGTTGGAGGGCTCCCTGCCATCAGAACTTGGCAAGATGGATAAAGTTCAAAGTTTAGATATTTCAGcaaatcaaataacaagccatattCCAAATACAATAGGAGATTGTGTAGCACTTGAATACCTGAATTTTTCTTGTAATAAACTTGAAGGTCCAATTCCAAATTCTCTAGAGAAACTTCTAAATCTCAAAGGCTTAGATTTATCCTCCAACAATTTGTCCGGAAGGATACCAATGACCTTGGAAAAGCTTAAAGCGCTTCAGCATCTTAACTTGTCTATAAACAAGTTGTCAGGTGAAGTCCCAAAAGGTGGCGTTTTCAAAAAGCTTAATGCAACGTCATttactacaaatcttggcctatgtGGACCTTGGGTAATGTTACCACCATGCTCTGCTCCCAAACATACAAGTCTTAGGCATCTAAAAAGTGTGTTCATACCCATTGGGGCTGCAGTGTTCGTCATATGTTGTGTGGTCATATTTTTCTTGTGGAGATGCTACTACAAAACACGGTCTAAGACCTTGAAACCCTTTGAAGTTGGCCCTCAGAAAATTTCATTTCAAGAACTTCTCACTGCAACTGATGAATTTAATGAGGCCAACTTATTAGGAGTTGGTAGCTTTGGAAAAGTGTTCAGAGGGGTTCTAAAAGATGGCACAATGGTTGCTATCAAAGTTCTTAATATCCTGGATGAATATGCAAGGAAAAGTTTTGATAGAGAATGCAATGTTTTAAGGAGAGTTCGGCATAGAAATCTTCTTAAAATCATTACCTCTTATTCAGATCCAGATGTGAAAGCCTTGATATTTCCTCTTGTGGCAAATGGTAGCCTGGACAAGTTATTGTATCCCGTAGTCGAAGAAAGTTCTCAAGGTCAACTGTGTCGCTTGGATTTCATTCAGAGGCTGAGCATAGCATTGGATATTGCAGGGGCCATGGAATACCTTCATCACCGATGTTTTGTGCAAGTCATCCATTGTGACCTAAAGCCCAGTAATGTGCTTCTTGGGGAGGACATGACCGCTTATTTGATAGATTTTGGCATTTCAAGATTGTGCCTGGGAAAGTCTATGGATTCATACACTTCTACGCATACCCTAAAAGGATCCATTGGATACATTGCTCCAG AATATGGAGTGAGTGGACGTGTTACTACAAAAGGAGATGTTTACAGCTATGGAATAATGTTATTAGAGATGATGACTGGAAAGAAACCAACCAGCAGCATATTCGTAGAAGGTATGAACCTGCATAAGTGGGTAAGCAGATGCTTTCCAGATACAATAGAAGAAGTGATTGACAACTATTTGCTGAGTGGTACCCTGAGCAATGATGAAAACAAGGTATTGAATTGCCTCAGGCAACTCATCTGTGTGGGTTTGCTTTGTACAAAAGAATCCCCTGAAGAACGACCAAGTATGATTGACACTGTGAAAATATTGCATATTATCAAAGATAGTTTTCTTGGAGTTGTTCCAATTACAGCATTTCAATTAGATTTATCATCGTTGCTAAGTAGCAGAAATGTTGGTGGCAATGATGATGAAAGCCGAAGTTCTTCATTCTGA